One bacterium genomic window carries:
- a CDS encoding GNAT family N-acetyltransferase, giving the protein MDRAVIRRYKKGDSTGISEFMKRCFLENNRIVVRSHEPEYYKWKYETNPYREPVAWVAESKNRIVGLMSAIPRMLWINGREVLVAESGDTFVDPDFRGGNIFLRLAQKVYSDCNERGFNFICGIPNPVSYPVITKIFMYKPLFICKSLVRPLNFDMIIQKKIPVNAISKLLGMGIKKIYNTIWSINKDDSVFIKQAENADSVFDQLWEKNSMFLNYGFVKDSKYLKWRFFDNPDEYKIFNLSEHGETIGWISLKFSTVVGFTFAQIVDYLLPKEKHKVYIRSIINFCADTGVDFAEIWAVYDSMLYSELRKTGFMSRKKEFRFVMKENKMELMPEMLNKNLWIYNQADSDNI; this is encoded by the coding sequence ATGGACAGGGCAGTAATCAGAAGATATAAAAAAGGGGACAGCACAGGTATTTCAGAATTCATGAAAAGATGTTTCCTTGAGAATAATCGGATTGTGGTGCGCTCTCATGAACCGGAGTATTATAAATGGAAATATGAGACAAATCCTTATAGGGAACCTGTTGCCTGGGTTGCAGAATCGAAGAATAGGATTGTTGGCCTGATGAGTGCAATTCCAAGGATGCTTTGGATAAACGGCAGGGAAGTGCTTGTTGCAGAGAGCGGCGATACATTTGTAGATCCTGATTTTCGGGGTGGTAATATTTTTTTACGGCTGGCTCAAAAAGTTTATTCTGATTGTAATGAAAGAGGATTCAATTTTATATGTGGTATTCCTAATCCGGTTTCGTATCCAGTAATTACAAAAATTTTTATGTATAAGCCTCTGTTTATTTGTAAATCACTTGTACGGCCTTTAAATTTTGACATGATAATTCAAAAAAAGATACCAGTAAATGCAATTTCAAAATTGTTGGGAATGGGTATAAAAAAAATTTATAATACAATATGGAGTATAAACAAGGACGATTCAGTATTTATTAAGCAGGCAGAAAATGCAGATAGTGTTTTCGATCAATTATGGGAAAAGAATAGCATGTTTTTGAACTATGGTTTTGTCAAAGACAGTAAATATCTTAAATGGAGATTTTTTGATAACCCGGATGAATATAAGATTTTTAATCTCAGCGAACATGGAGAAACCATAGGCTGGATTTCCTTAAAGTTCAGTACGGTAGTTGGTTTTACTTTTGCTCAGATTGTAGATTATTTGCTGCCGAAAGAAAAGCACAAGGTTTATATCCGCTCCATAATAAATTTTTGTGCAGATACTGGAGTGGATTTTGCAGAAATTTGGGCTGTTTATGATTCAATGTTGTATTCGGAATTACGTAAAACAGGATTTATGTCAAGGAAAAAAGAATTTCGGTTTGTTATGAAAGAAAACAAAATGGAATTAATGCCCGAAATGCTAAATAAAAATTTATGGATATATAACCAGGCAGACAGTGATAATATTTAA